The Geothrix sp. genome window below encodes:
- a CDS encoding ABC transporter permease, with translation MAATGAFRERLLGAWVEIRENLGRSILQALGVLLGVASVLGGFSISDSQRKRADQMYIKMGGLDKLNVQPKAAVRDGRPTAMQQANLGLRDADAIGGEALKADAIQGVSRQKNARSRVVSAYADQDRQISGIAGDFVPTNGYEVAQGRGFSNAEMEVGAPVVILGTEAASIFFPKGDALGQTLRIGDIPVTVIGTFRERVFRFRENQRNQFWWRNRIIAVPANLVQRRMNGDAYRRVDRVTFRIPDLNVMGAFSKQLSNLVKANHRLQEDFRLDDVAARIRRRDSQESVYDIIFMLSGVLALIGGGIVNVNIQMAGLKERVREVGVKMAIGASGREIFKGFMTEALLLTALGGLAGLVLGVGFSWIITKSIGIPLYMTPASFLWAYGLAAVFGFLFALYPAWKASRLSPMEALRYE, from the coding sequence ATGGCGGCCACCGGCGCTTTCCGCGAGCGGCTGCTCGGGGCCTGGGTCGAGATCCGGGAGAACCTCGGCCGCTCCATCCTGCAGGCCCTGGGCGTGCTGCTGGGCGTGGCCTCGGTGCTGGGTGGTTTCTCCATCTCCGACAGCCAGCGCAAGCGCGCCGACCAGATGTACATCAAGATGGGCGGCCTCGACAAACTGAATGTCCAACCCAAGGCGGCCGTGCGCGATGGGCGCCCCACGGCGATGCAGCAGGCCAACCTGGGCCTGCGCGACGCGGACGCCATCGGCGGCGAAGCCCTGAAAGCCGATGCCATCCAGGGCGTGAGTCGGCAGAAGAACGCCCGCTCGCGGGTGGTCTCGGCTTATGCGGACCAGGATCGGCAGATCAGCGGCATCGCCGGCGACTTCGTTCCGACCAATGGCTACGAAGTGGCCCAGGGGCGCGGCTTTTCCAATGCCGAGATGGAAGTGGGCGCCCCGGTCGTCATCCTCGGCACCGAGGCCGCCAGCATCTTCTTCCCCAAGGGCGATGCCCTGGGACAGACCCTGCGCATCGGGGACATTCCCGTCACCGTCATCGGCACCTTCCGGGAGCGTGTCTTCCGCTTCCGGGAAAATCAGCGCAACCAGTTCTGGTGGCGGAACCGCATCATCGCCGTCCCCGCCAACCTGGTGCAGCGCCGCATGAACGGAGACGCCTACCGCCGCGTGGACCGGGTCACCTTCCGCATCCCCGACCTCAATGTCATGGGCGCCTTCTCCAAGCAACTCTCCAACCTGGTGAAGGCCAACCACCGCCTCCAGGAGGACTTCCGGCTGGACGATGTGGCCGCCCGCATCCGCCGTCGCGACAGCCAGGAAAGCGTCTACGACATCATCTTCATGCTCTCGGGCGTGCTGGCCCTGATCGGCGGCGGCATCGTCAATGTGAACATCCAGATGGCCGGCCTCAAGGAGCGTGTGCGCGAAGTGGGCGTGAAGATGGCCATCGGGGCCTCGGGCCGCGAGATATTCAAAGGCTTCATGACCGAGGCCCTGCTGCTCACCGCCCTGGGCGGGCTGGCCGGCCTGGTGCTCGGCGTCGGCTTCTCCTGGATCATCACCAAGAGCATCGGGATTCCGCTCTACATGACCCCGGCCAGCTTCCTCTGGGCCTATGGGCTGGCGGCCGTCTTCGGCTTCCTGTTCGCGCTCTACCCCGCCTGGAAGGCCTCGCGGCTGTCCCCCATGGAGGCCCTCCGTTATGAGTGA
- the arfB gene encoding alternative ribosome rescue aminoacyl-tRNA hydrolase ArfB, with amino-acid sequence MADPIQVTASVRVPGDAIRFKAVRAGGAGGQNVNKVSSKVELRIDLAAIEGLPEDALLRLRTSQRNRMDAEGLWIVISDRTRDQLKNLEDAREKAAEAIRAALVRPIPRRATRPTKASKERRLDAKKRASHLKRHRSGPLE; translated from the coding sequence ATGGCCGATCCCATCCAAGTCACCGCCTCTGTCCGCGTTCCCGGCGACGCGATCCGCTTCAAGGCGGTGCGTGCCGGTGGCGCCGGCGGGCAGAATGTGAACAAGGTGTCTTCCAAGGTCGAACTGCGCATCGACCTCGCCGCCATTGAGGGACTGCCCGAGGACGCGCTGCTCCGCCTCCGCACCTCGCAGCGCAACCGGATGGATGCGGAAGGCCTGTGGATCGTGATCAGTGATCGCACCCGCGATCAGTTGAAGAATCTCGAAGATGCCCGGGAGAAGGCCGCGGAAGCCATCCGGGCAGCCCTGGTGCGCCCCATTCCGAGGCGCGCCACCCGTCCCACGAAGGCCTCGAAGGAACGGCGGCTGGACGCCAAGAAGCGGGCTTCGCACCTCAAACGGCACCGCAGCGGCCCGCTGGAGTAA
- a CDS encoding tyrosine-type recombinase/integrase: protein MAGKKVEPEKEKLTTARVQRLKKPGYFWDSELPGFCVRVNPGGSKVYLARYRNDMGQQKWAKVGKHPVNTADEARIQAKSILGDSAKGLDPAETRDKKREAVTVQKLVDQFTEEHVSTKKPATVRNYTSQLKKFVLPVLGTRAVANITTADVSAALNKLRKTKTQWNRVYALLSKLFNMAERWGHRPPGSNPCRGLDKFKEEPRDRFLTDAELMAVGEALDTEQATAEQKLKLQRQGKKEAARAIDAEYIQAILAIKFLLFSGRRKSEALTLRWSAVDMDARTIRLETKTGGLTVDINDQMLEVLQAALAHRILGNPYVFPGRPEKPKPGEKKPEPKPWVNLMKPWERILETAGVWKKGGNDIIKPTIHDIRRTFGTVGAGDVELPHETIGKVLGHKQTSTTAIYARLAGKKRAEASAKIGSAMAKKLNKQA, encoded by the coding sequence ATGGCAGGCAAGAAGGTAGAACCCGAGAAGGAAAAGCTCACAACCGCCCGCGTCCAGCGGCTGAAAAAGCCTGGGTACTTCTGGGACAGTGAGTTACCGGGCTTCTGCGTCCGAGTGAACCCGGGCGGGTCCAAGGTCTACCTGGCCCGCTACCGGAATGACATGGGCCAGCAGAAATGGGCCAAGGTAGGGAAGCACCCGGTAAACACGGCTGACGAGGCCCGGATCCAGGCCAAGAGCATCCTTGGGGATTCGGCCAAGGGGTTGGACCCTGCGGAGACCAGGGACAAGAAGCGCGAGGCCGTCACCGTTCAGAAACTGGTGGACCAATTCACGGAAGAGCATGTGTCCACCAAGAAGCCCGCCACTGTGCGGAACTACACCAGCCAGCTAAAGAAATTTGTCCTGCCAGTTCTAGGCACGCGGGCCGTGGCGAACATCACCACGGCGGATGTGTCAGCGGCCTTGAACAAGCTGCGGAAGACCAAAACCCAGTGGAACCGTGTTTACGCCCTACTCTCCAAGCTCTTCAACATGGCGGAGCGCTGGGGCCATCGGCCCCCAGGATCGAATCCCTGCCGTGGGCTGGACAAGTTCAAGGAGGAACCCCGGGATCGGTTCCTGACCGATGCGGAACTCATGGCCGTGGGCGAGGCTCTGGACACAGAACAGGCCACAGCCGAGCAGAAACTCAAACTTCAGCGGCAGGGCAAGAAGGAAGCGGCCCGTGCCATCGATGCGGAGTACATCCAGGCCATTCTTGCCATCAAGTTCCTTCTCTTCTCTGGCAGGCGGAAGTCGGAGGCGTTGACTCTGAGGTGGAGCGCCGTGGACATGGATGCCCGAACTATCAGGCTTGAGACCAAAACTGGCGGTCTGACGGTAGACATCAACGACCAAATGCTGGAGGTCCTCCAGGCGGCACTGGCGCACCGAATCCTAGGCAACCCCTATGTGTTCCCAGGCAGGCCTGAGAAACCCAAGCCCGGCGAGAAAAAGCCCGAGCCAAAGCCCTGGGTCAATCTGATGAAACCCTGGGAGCGGATCCTGGAGACCGCTGGGGTTTGGAAGAAGGGCGGCAACGACATCATCAAACCCACGATCCACGACATCCGCCGAACCTTTGGGACGGTGGGAGCCGGTGATGTGGAGTTGCCCCATGAAACGATTGGCAAGGTGCTAGGCCACAAGCAGACCAGCACAACCGCCATTTACGCCCGGCTCGCAGGCAAGAAGCGAGCGGAGGCCAGCGCAAAGATCGGCTCCGCGATGGCCAAGAAACTCAATAAGCAAGCCTGA
- a CDS encoding ABC transporter permease, whose product MSDETFILRSPGPSLLDGEAPAPAARTRGFSAGMLWEVVRTGLVELWAHKVRSLLTLTLLMLGVFALVVMTSVLDGIMDKISTGFAGMSWDGTVRITQKTPETGEERKRFNMSPGLRYEDVPRLTTPHPKVLAFLPRAQRTSSVRITGDTERIFVTGVSPDYAAWMNRPIGLGRGLTEDDQRRRSTVAVVGATLASKLFGGGDPVGRDLVVEGVPFRIVGVQAPGQIFNEENYTDANGILIPLETYMDRMDPAHKLAQVTVKLRRTEDMGEVSAMLLGRVRQAHHGIEDAEIVDLDAEAAKAYQNFLEQMHGWQVVLLSLAGTVLLVGGVGVLSVMLISFSDRRFEIGLRKALGASDHEIFIQFLLEAVVLAAIGALLGTLSGGLLCQALSANFPYGLVVNPIGLITAWIVALALALVFGLYPAFRAMRLSPMEAMR is encoded by the coding sequence ATGAGTGACGAGACCTTCATCCTCCGTTCCCCCGGCCCTTCCCTGCTGGATGGCGAGGCGCCCGCTCCGGCGGCGCGCACCCGCGGCTTCAGCGCGGGCATGCTCTGGGAGGTGGTCCGCACGGGCCTGGTGGAACTCTGGGCCCACAAAGTCCGCAGCCTGCTCACCCTGACCCTGCTCATGCTCGGCGTCTTCGCCCTGGTGGTCATGACCTCCGTGCTGGACGGCATCATGGACAAGATCAGCACAGGTTTCGCCGGCATGAGCTGGGACGGGACCGTACGCATCACCCAGAAGACCCCCGAGACCGGAGAAGAGCGCAAGCGCTTCAACATGAGCCCCGGGCTGCGCTACGAGGATGTCCCCCGCCTCACGACCCCCCATCCCAAGGTGCTGGCCTTCCTGCCCCGGGCCCAGCGCACCTCGTCCGTGCGCATCACCGGAGACACGGAACGCATCTTCGTCACGGGTGTCTCCCCGGACTACGCCGCCTGGATGAACCGACCCATCGGCCTCGGCCGCGGCCTCACCGAGGACGACCAGCGCCGCCGGTCCACCGTGGCCGTGGTGGGCGCCACGCTCGCATCCAAGCTCTTCGGTGGCGGAGATCCCGTGGGCCGCGACCTGGTGGTGGAGGGCGTCCCCTTCCGCATCGTGGGAGTGCAGGCGCCGGGCCAGATCTTCAACGAGGAGAACTACACCGACGCCAACGGCATCCTGATTCCCCTCGAGACCTACATGGACCGCATGGACCCGGCTCACAAGCTGGCCCAGGTCACCGTGAAGCTGCGCCGCACCGAGGACATGGGGGAGGTCTCCGCCATGCTGCTGGGCCGGGTCCGTCAGGCGCACCACGGCATCGAGGACGCGGAGATCGTGGATCTGGACGCCGAGGCCGCCAAGGCCTACCAGAACTTCCTTGAGCAGATGCATGGCTGGCAGGTCGTGCTGCTCAGCCTGGCCGGGACCGTCCTCCTGGTGGGCGGCGTGGGAGTGCTGTCCGTGATGCTCATCAGCTTCAGCGACCGCCGCTTCGAGATCGGCCTCCGCAAGGCCCTGGGGGCCTCCGATCACGAGATCTTCATCCAGTTCCTCCTGGAGGCCGTGGTGCTGGCCGCCATCGGCGCCCTGCTCGGGACCCTCTCCGGCGGTCTGCTCTGCCAGGCGCTTTCCGCTAACTTCCCCTACGGCCTGGTGGTGAACCCCATCGGCCTGATCACCGCCTGGATCGTGGCCCTGGCGCTGGCCCTGGTATTCGGCCTCTACCCCGCCTTCCGCGCCATGCGCCTCAGCCCCATGGAGGCGATGCGCTGA
- a CDS encoding ABC transporter ATP-binding protein codes for MSTIIQTEGLTKVYGANGTAVHALRGIDLTVEKGEFVALIGPSGSGKSTLMAILGCLDLPTGGSYTLDGRQVQGLSGGELARIRNEKVGFVFQSYNLLPKASIARNVELPMLYAGVGRKERRERALVLLEKVGIADKADKLPGTLSGGQKQRVAVARALANEPALLLADEPTGALDSKTGAEVLDLFRELHQQGNTLLLVTHDPSIAAQAERRVEIRDGLIAQAEGAA; via the coding sequence ATGTCCACGATCATCCAGACAGAAGGCCTCACCAAGGTCTACGGCGCCAACGGCACGGCGGTGCACGCCCTGCGTGGCATCGACCTCACCGTGGAGAAGGGCGAGTTCGTGGCCCTCATCGGCCCCTCGGGCTCGGGCAAATCCACCCTCATGGCCATCCTGGGCTGCCTGGACCTGCCCACCGGGGGCAGCTATACCCTGGATGGCCGCCAGGTCCAGGGGCTCTCCGGCGGCGAGCTCGCCCGGATCCGCAACGAGAAGGTCGGCTTCGTTTTTCAGAGCTACAACCTCCTGCCCAAGGCGAGCATCGCCCGCAATGTGGAACTCCCCATGCTCTACGCGGGGGTGGGCCGGAAGGAACGCCGGGAGCGGGCCCTGGTTCTGCTCGAGAAAGTGGGCATCGCGGATAAGGCCGACAAGCTGCCGGGCACCCTCTCCGGCGGACAGAAGCAGCGTGTGGCCGTGGCCCGCGCCCTGGCCAACGAACCCGCCCTCCTGCTGGCGGATGAACCCACCGGCGCGCTGGATTCCAAGACTGGCGCAGAGGTCCTCGATCTCTTCCGGGAGCTTCATCAACAGGGGAATACACTGCTGCTCGTCACCCATGACCCCTCCATCGCCGCCCAGGCCGAACGCCGCGTGGAGATCCGGGACGGACTGATCGCCCAGGCTGAGGGAGCAGCCTAG
- a CDS encoding helix-turn-helix domain-containing protein: MNYEALLTRREAASFLAISPRTLELWAIRGGGPAFVKVGHLCRYRMADLQAWTEARTRQHTRDTPSGGVE, from the coding sequence ATGAACTACGAAGCACTGTTAACCCGACGCGAGGCCGCGTCCTTCCTTGCCATTAGCCCACGGACGCTGGAGCTTTGGGCCATCCGTGGAGGTGGCCCCGCCTTCGTTAAGGTTGGCCACCTCTGCCGGTACCGGATGGCAGACCTCCAAGCGTGGACCGAGGCCCGTACTCGTCAGCACACTCGGGACACCCCCTCTGGGGGGGTGGAGTGA
- a CDS encoding AAA family ATPase: protein MAWQLKAAPAPRAIYNLHKLAKNSKAPVLVVEGEKAADAASKHFPDWVVTTSGSATSATAANWSPLAGRRVAIWPDADDPGRKYAEEVHQALQALGVASAGIVALPDGLPEKWDLADLETSPVPDLDAEAALALIEEAARERCMAREHPTLPLPSANGGGAGPWIVGDVRRMLTESPPPVRWLVEGLIPGGVPGVLAARAGAGKSMTALSIGMGLASGLGVMGRPVSMEEARGVLFVGLEDDEAEFHRRLARGLELLKEDPEWTQGREGGLLRRLRPLFPNRTSGESLYLEDQWRNLADMASAIPGGCGLIILDTLARMADGDENKASDIRPFNEAVSALAQATGAAVLSIHHVGKGNDAPSDKKLWQRLHPEALRGSSAVEAAARFIIQMAALSPSEAQATGLEVDRALRGGYVALHLSKMSASEKGDTILLERRQADEPGAGFLGLHPDSERILTLIQGASAVLKLTKRDEVLLAIAEAGGLGGLDPKVAAPFIWPDSGNPRGQWDKSLHALRKAGLLGEIRLTDLGLAKVETLGSGSPFPSGSLGGWKGRKITPNPGESSSGRKIEDGHIESEGPKALDLPGGRWGAEEAEDPTSLVAGAIFHPEDAREVAL from the coding sequence ATGGCATGGCAGCTCAAGGCGGCCCCTGCCCCGCGTGCCATCTACAACCTGCACAAACTGGCCAAAAACTCGAAGGCCCCCGTCCTGGTTGTCGAGGGTGAGAAGGCCGCCGATGCCGCATCCAAGCATTTTCCCGATTGGGTCGTCACCACCAGTGGGAGCGCCACCAGCGCAACGGCCGCGAACTGGAGCCCGCTGGCGGGCCGTAGGGTGGCCATCTGGCCCGATGCCGACGATCCGGGCCGCAAGTATGCAGAAGAGGTCCACCAGGCCCTCCAGGCCCTGGGAGTGGCCAGCGCGGGCATCGTGGCACTTCCCGATGGTCTGCCGGAGAAGTGGGACTTGGCAGACCTGGAGACCAGCCCGGTTCCTGATCTGGATGCAGAGGCGGCGCTCGCCCTTATCGAAGAGGCCGCCAGAGAGAGGTGCATGGCCAGGGAACACCCCACGCTCCCCCTACCCTCTGCCAATGGCGGAGGTGCTGGACCATGGATCGTGGGAGATGTTCGACGCATGCTGACCGAATCCCCTCCCCCGGTTCGGTGGCTGGTGGAGGGCCTCATCCCCGGTGGCGTGCCGGGTGTTCTGGCGGCGAGGGCCGGGGCCGGGAAGTCCATGACTGCCCTGTCCATCGGCATGGGCCTCGCCTCCGGTCTGGGTGTGATGGGGCGGCCCGTGAGCATGGAGGAAGCCCGTGGCGTCCTCTTCGTGGGCCTTGAGGATGACGAGGCGGAGTTCCATAGGCGGTTAGCCCGGGGCCTTGAGCTCCTGAAAGAAGATCCGGAGTGGACACAGGGCCGTGAGGGTGGCTTGCTCCGGCGGTTGCGCCCTCTGTTCCCGAACCGCACCTCTGGTGAATCCCTCTACCTTGAGGACCAGTGGCGGAACCTGGCAGACATGGCCAGTGCGATCCCCGGCGGCTGCGGACTCATCATTCTGGACACCCTGGCGCGGATGGCCGATGGAGACGAAAACAAAGCCTCAGACATCCGCCCATTCAATGAGGCCGTCTCGGCTCTGGCCCAGGCGACCGGGGCCGCCGTGCTGTCCATTCACCATGTCGGCAAGGGGAACGACGCGCCTTCAGACAAGAAACTCTGGCAACGGCTCCACCCGGAGGCCTTGCGAGGATCCAGCGCGGTGGAGGCTGCGGCCAGGTTCATCATCCAAATGGCCGCCCTGTCGCCCTCAGAGGCCCAGGCCACGGGCCTGGAAGTGGACCGGGCACTTAGGGGCGGGTATGTTGCCCTGCACTTATCCAAGATGAGTGCCTCGGAGAAGGGCGACACCATCCTGCTTGAGCGCAGGCAGGCGGACGAACCCGGAGCGGGGTTCCTCGGCTTGCACCCTGATTCCGAACGGATCCTGACCTTGATCCAGGGGGCCTCCGCCGTCCTCAAACTGACCAAGCGGGACGAGGTATTGCTGGCCATCGCGGAAGCCGGGGGACTGGGGGGCCTGGACCCCAAGGTGGCGGCCCCGTTCATCTGGCCAGACTCAGGGAACCCCAGGGGACAGTGGGACAAATCCCTGCACGCCCTCCGCAAGGCCGGACTCTTGGGGGAGATTCGCCTCACAGACCTTGGCCTGGCCAAGGTGGAGACGCTGGGTTCTGGATCTCCCTTCCCTTCCGGTTCCCTAGGGGGATGGAAGGGAAGGAAGATCACCCCCAACCCGGGCGAATCGTCTTCCGGGCGGAAGATCGAGGATGGCCACATCGAGTCAGAAGGCCCGAAAGCATTGGATCTTCCGGGCGGAAGATGGGGGGCGGAAGAAGCGGAAGATCCGACCTCCTTGGTGGCCGGGGCGATCTTCCACCCGGAAGATGCCCGAGAGGTCGCCTTGTGA
- a CDS encoding efflux RND transporter periplasmic adaptor subunit has protein sequence MQKRWVIITVAGAALAAGMFFTLKGSDGKGKKAEASTPFRLGKVQAEDLQVSVREVGMVDPLTKVDVKSTVSGRIVGLKVREGATVKAGEVLAEVEPDVNQAQTLSDVQGSVSQARVSFKNAERDFAQQSALFKEGLISDQVFRSARTTRDLAEETYKSAQTRYQIVEDRGIPISGNASTQKARVTAPMNGVVIKKGVELGDTITSGVSSFNAGTVVFTVADLGSLIVKVNLNEVDIAKVKVGQPVRITLDAYPQRAFTGKVRFVAPAADLVEKIKVFKVEVALDELTEAFKTGMSANVEILGEKRDKAVSVPLEALQRRDGQTVVYRLKENLSPQDLAKAKEGLSGRGKFIWLSDHWKDYFEVVPVKAGIATLERVEILSGLKANDQVSLEDPSKKKVEKDDENN, from the coding sequence ATGCAGAAGCGATGGGTCATCATCACCGTGGCCGGAGCCGCCCTGGCGGCCGGCATGTTCTTCACCCTCAAGGGCAGCGACGGCAAGGGCAAGAAGGCCGAGGCCAGCACCCCGTTCCGGTTGGGGAAGGTCCAGGCCGAGGATCTCCAGGTGAGCGTCCGCGAAGTCGGCATGGTGGATCCCCTCACCAAGGTGGATGTGAAATCCACTGTGTCGGGACGCATCGTGGGCCTGAAGGTCCGCGAGGGCGCCACCGTCAAAGCGGGCGAGGTGCTGGCGGAGGTCGAGCCGGATGTGAACCAGGCCCAGACCCTGTCCGATGTGCAGGGCAGCGTCTCCCAGGCCCGGGTGAGCTTCAAGAATGCGGAGCGCGATTTCGCCCAGCAGTCGGCCCTCTTCAAGGAAGGCCTCATCTCGGATCAGGTCTTCCGGTCCGCCCGCACCACGCGGGACCTCGCAGAGGAGACCTACAAGAGCGCCCAGACCCGCTATCAGATTGTGGAAGACCGGGGCATCCCCATCAGCGGCAACGCCTCCACCCAGAAGGCCCGGGTCACGGCCCCCATGAACGGCGTGGTCATCAAGAAGGGGGTGGAACTGGGCGACACCATCACCTCCGGCGTCAGCTCCTTCAATGCGGGAACCGTCGTGTTCACCGTGGCGGACCTGGGCTCGCTCATCGTGAAGGTGAACCTCAACGAGGTGGATATCGCCAAGGTGAAGGTGGGCCAGCCCGTCCGCATCACGCTGGACGCCTATCCCCAGCGGGCCTTCACCGGCAAGGTGCGCTTCGTGGCCCCGGCCGCGGATCTGGTGGAGAAGATCAAGGTCTTCAAGGTCGAGGTGGCCCTGGATGAGCTGACCGAGGCCTTCAAGACCGGCATGAGCGCCAATGTGGAGATCCTCGGCGAGAAGCGCGACAAGGCCGTGAGCGTGCCGCTCGAGGCCCTGCAGCGCCGCGACGGCCAGACCGTGGTCTACCGCCTGAAGGAGAACCTCTCGCCCCAGGATCTCGCCAAGGCCAAGGAGGGCCTCAGCGGCCGCGGCAAGTTCATCTGGCTCTCCGACCACTGGAAGGACTACTTCGAGGTGGTGCCCGTGAAGGCAGGCATCGCCACCCTCGAGCGCGTGGAGATCCTCTCGGGCCTCAAGGCCAACGACCAGGTGAGCCTCGAAGACCCCAGCAAGAAGAAGGTCGAGAAGGATGACGAGAACAACTGA
- a CDS encoding DUF6526 family protein has protein sequence MSAPQTYANHRRFDPLMHFILIPVFLVTVVATIRHLFKFPSLHATWVAVLAIAILLLALQVRGYALKVQDRLIRLEETLRMQRLLPPGLQTRIQELTVKQMVGLRFASDAELADRVQEVLDQNLSGEAVKKRIQTWRPDSFRV, from the coding sequence ATGTCCGCGCCCCAGACCTACGCGAATCACCGTCGCTTCGATCCCCTCATGCACTTCATCCTGATCCCGGTCTTCCTGGTCACGGTCGTCGCGACCATCCGGCATCTCTTCAAATTCCCGAGCCTCCATGCCACCTGGGTGGCCGTCCTGGCCATCGCGATCCTGCTGCTGGCCCTGCAGGTGCGCGGGTATGCGCTGAAGGTGCAGGATCGGCTGATCCGCCTGGAGGAGACCCTCAGGATGCAGCGCCTGCTCCCTCCGGGGCTGCAAACCCGCATCCAAGAGCTGACCGTCAAGCAGATGGTGGGCCTCCGCTTCGCCTCGGACGCGGAACTGGCTGATCGTGTCCAGGAAGTCCTCGACCAGAACCTGAGCGGAGAAGCCGTCAAGAAGCGCATCCAGACCTGGCGGCCTGATTCGTTCCGGGTCTGA